A window of Ranitomeya variabilis isolate aRanVar5 chromosome 2, aRanVar5.hap1, whole genome shotgun sequence contains these coding sequences:
- the RAB9B gene encoding ras-related protein Rab-9B, which produces MCETSSDSSAMSGKSLLLKVILLGDGGVGKSSIMNRYVTNKFDSQAFHTIGVEFLNRDLEVDGRLVTLQIWDTAGQERFKSLRTPFYRGADCCLLTFSVDDRQSFHNLSGWRKEFIFYADVKEPEHFPFVVLGNKVDKNNREVSTGEAQGWCSENGGYPYLETSAKDDTNVAGAFEEAVRQVLAMEEHMDHTVFGHTVDLYHSDRSKSVCC; this is translated from the coding sequence ATGTGTGAGACTTCTTCAGATTCATCTGCAATGAGTGGAAAGTCTTTACTACTTAAAGTCATACTGTTGGGGGACGGTGGCGTTGGAAAAAGCTCCATTATGAATCGATACGTAACAAACAAGTTTGACTCTCAAGCATTTCACACCATAGGCGTTGAGTTTCTTAACAGGGATCTTGAAGTTGATGGCAGGTTGGTTACTCTACAGATTTGGGACACTGCTGGCCAAGAACGCTTTAAGAGTCTTCGCACTCCCTTCTACAGAGGAGCCGATTGCTGCCTACTTACATTTAGCGTGGATGACAGACAGAGTTTTCATAATCTGAGTGGCTGGAGAAAGGAATTCATATTTTATGCAGATGTTAAAGAACCTGAACATTTTCCTTTCGTTGTTTTAGGCAACAAAGTTGATAAGAATAATCGGGAAGTTAGCACTGGCGAGGCACAAGGCTGGTGCAGTGAAAATGGGGGATACCCATATCTAGAAACAAGTGCCAAGGATGACACAAATGTTGCTGGTGCATTTGAAGAAGCAGTAAGACAGGTCCTAGCCATGGAAGAACACATGGACCATACAGTGTTTGGTCATACTGTAGATCTTTATCACAGCGACCGCTCAAAGTCAGTGTGCTGCTGA